TCTCAAATTATTTTTTAGTCTTTTAAAGTTAAATTGATTGTTAAAATGTCCATCTCTATTTACAATTCCTATCTTTAAAAAAATATCTATTAAAGACAAATATCCTGTACCTGTTATTCTAAACTTTTCTTTCTTATTAAATCCATTTATCCCATCTAGTGATAAAAAAAATGATGAAATTGCTTCCTTATTATAAGATGCTCCAAAACGAAGACCAATACCTTCTAAAGCAGGACCCAAAGCTACACTTGTACATAATATATCATCTTTATCCTTAACTAATACTATTTCACCATTTGTTCCAAAATCACAAAACAAATAAGGATATTTTGGTTTTTTGATTTCTTCTATATAGGCTAAACCAGCACTTATATCTGCTCCTACAAAAGCACCAAAAAATGGAGGAATATAAATTTTTTTTTCTTTTAAAGTTCTCCATATCCCGCCTTTTAAAGAAATTTGAAATGGTGCGTAAGAAAGCTCTTTTATATTTTCTCCTAAAAGTAAATACATCATCACCGTATTACCAACAATACCTATTTTCCCTTTAAAACCATTCCATATTAATTGGATATCTTTTAAGATTATTTCCTGAAGATACGATATATCGTTTTCAAGGGCAAAAGAAACTCGAGACAGGACTTCTGCTCCTGCTCCCATTTGAGGATTAATTTTTTGACCTAAAAAAAGAAAATTTTTGGAGCTATCAAAACCTCCCCATTTTAATGTAGTTGTACCTATATCAATACCCAAAATATCAATCTGTTTTAAATCATAGTTATGTTCAAAGCGAGTATTTTGATAATCGTATATTATATTCTGATTATCTTGAGGAAAATGTTCACAAGCAAGCCTAAATCCCTCTCTTAGCTCCGCACAAGACAAAATTTCTTTTTCCTTGTCTGTTACTAGGGGCAAATTACTTAAAAATTTTATTTTACATTTTCCACACCTCCCTATTCCAGTACATAAAGGCGTTTCTTGAAAAAATCCTTTTAAAAAAAGATTTTCTAACCAATTTTTGTTGGGATCTAAAAAAAAGGTAGCATTATTAACTTTAACTTCTGACATTACTTAATAACCAGCGAACCAGAAATTGAATCCTCTACAACTTGCCCCACTATCTTAACAAATTCCTCTGTTTCTTTCAAAAAACATAGAACATCTTCCAATATATCTTCTTTAACTCCTAATACAAGCCCTCCTGAGGTTTGGGCATCAAAAATTAAGTCTACCAGCAATTCATCAACTTGCGGATATACATAAACAAGTCTAGAACAAAAATGTTTATTAGCATAACTTCCCGCAGGAATTATTCCCATAGCAGCCATTTCTTTGGCTTGATCCAACACAGGAACTTCATTGGCCCACAATTCAATTTTTACTTTTGACGCCCTAGCCATCTCCAAAAGATGTCCGCCCAAACCAAAGCCTGTAATATCTGTTGCAGCCTTAAGTCCAAAATAAGATATTGCTTCTCCAGCCCTAGAATTTAATCGAGCACACCACTTATAGAGAGTCTCTTCTATTATCTTTTCATCCCCTATCTCGCCCTTTAAAGCAGTAGCTAACACTCCAGTGCCAATAGGTTTAGTCAAAACAAGAAAGTCGCCTTTTTGAAGAGCAGAATTTTTAGCAATTTTACCTTGATCAATTACTCCTGTAACAGAAAGTCCATATTTTATTTCTTCATCTTCAACACTATGGCCTCCAGCCATTACTGCTCCTGCTTCTCTTACTTTATCTAATCCACCTTTTAAAATTTCTTTTAATATATTTTTAGACATCTTTTTTACAGGAAAACAAACTAAATTCATTACAGCAAAAGGCACTCCTCCCATTGCATAAATATCTGAAAGAGAATTTGCTGCTGCAATTTGCCCAAACCAATAAGGATTATTCACTATAGGAGTAAAAAAATCCACACTTTGAACTAATGCTTTATTCTTAGGAACTTTTAGAACACTTGCATCAACATAATCTGATGGCGGGACAATAAAAATATCTGAATTAAAATCTAAATCCAAATCACTTAAAATTTCTTCCAGGTCCCCTGGAGATATTTTTGCTGCTCACCCTGCAGCTTTTACACTTTGAACTAATTTTTTCATTTTAAGCAAACTCCTATATTTTCTACAATATAATCTTGTAACTTCATAGCTAGCGGGAAATATGTCCGTTTCTGATGCCAAACAAGATAAAAATTTCTCCTAAAAGACAAGTCTTCAATTTTAGCCTCTAATAAAATGCCTCGTTGGAGATAGTCTCTCACCACTAACCGAGAAGTAAATCCCAACCCCACTCCACTTAACACATAGCGTAAAAGAGCCTCTGTTGTCTTTACTTCCACAAGCACGTTCAAATCTAAAAGAGAAATGGATTTTTTATTTAAAGCTTCTTCCAGAGCCTTTCTTGTTCCAGATCCCTTTTCTCTCATAACCCAAGGGAATCTAACAAGTTCATCTATACTCATGAGAACTGATTTATTTTTAAAAAAATCTTTATGCCCTACAATTATTAAATCATCCTCTATCAAGGGTTTAACATTCAAAAACCCATCTTCATAAAGCGCCCCTGTTAATCCAAAATCTACCTTCCCATTTACCACCTTACTCCAAATATTAAAGGAATCTCCCATTTCTAACTTTACTTGGACTTTTCTATACTGTTTTAAAAAAACCCCTAACAAAGGAGGCAATAAATATGTAGCAGGAATTGTACTAGCTCCTATAACTACCTGCCCCTCCACCTCATCTTTAATATAATTTATCTCTTGTTTAGTTTTTTTAACTAATTCAAAGATCTCTTTAACTCTTTTAAAGAGTAACCTTCCTGCAGGAGTAGGTAAAGCAGTTCTGCCGCTTCTATCAAACAAATTTACTCCTAGCTCCTTTTCCAAATAAGAAATATGCGTACTTACTGTGGGCTGAGACAAAAACATCTCCTCACCAGCTTTGGAAAAGGAACCAGTTTTATATACATAATAAAAAACTTCTAGCTTTCTTAAATCCATAGCCTATCCTTAAAATTAATTTTAACTATCATATTGATAGATTTTTTATATACAAAAATATAAAAAAAAGGAAGGTTTTTCACCTTCCTTTTTTATTTCTTTTTTTAATTAATCCTCTGTCTTTTCAATGTCTTCTTTTGGTTCCGAAGACTCAGAAGCTCCTGTTTTCTCTACGCCCTCTTCAATATTTTTGGCTCTACTAAACTCTACAATAGCAAGCCTTGCACAATCCCCTTTTCTAGGCAAAGCAAGTTTTACAACTCTTGTGTATCCACCTTGAACACCTTGGAAACGTGGTCCTATTTCCTCAAACAATCTTTTTACTAATTTATGATTTTCTAAAATTTTAAAAGCTTGTCTTCTTGCATGTAAATCATTTCTAAGTGCCAATTTTACAAGTTTATCTGCAACTCTTCTCAATTCTTTGGCCTTAGGTAAGGTTGTTTTTATCCTCTCATGGATTACTAAAGATTGAGCCATATTTTTAAACATGGCTTTTCTATGTTCCCACGTTCTATTGAGTTTACGACCTTTTTTTCTATGCCTCATTGTCTTCCTTCCTCTTTAACCATTCTTTATATTTCTCTTCAAAATTATCAATCTTCATACCAAACTCAAGACCTAAAGAGTTTAAAACTCTCCAAATATCATCTAAGGACTTACGCCCAAAGTTTTTAATTTTAAGAAGCTCATTTTCAGTTTTCTGAACTAATTCCCCAACCAAAGTAATACCAACACTCTTTAAACAATTACTTGCTCGTGGAGGTAATTCCAAATCATCTATATGCTTAAATAAATGCTCATTTAACTCTTCTTTTTCTTCCTCTGCCTCAGGCACTCCAACATCATCTACTTCATCAAAATTAATAAAAATAGTTAACTGATCTTTTAAAATCTTAGCACTATAGGCTACTGCATCTTCAGGAGTTACAGAACCATCTGTCCAAACTTCTAAAATCAATTTATCATAATTAGTCATTTGTCCAACACGAGCTTGTTCTACATTAAAAGCCACTTTCTTTACTGGTGAAAAAGATGCATCTAATTTAATTACTCCTATCTCATTATCAAGACCTTCATGTAACTCAGCAGGAACATACCCCTTTCCCATTCTCACCTCTAAATCCACTACAAAGTCAATATCATCTGTTAAAGTGGCTATATGAAGTTCTGGATTTAAGACTTTAACATGAGGACTCTCTTTAATATCTCTCGCAGTTACTTCTCCTTTTTCATTAGCAATCAACTGGAGATGTTGAGGTTCCTCTGTAGTCATTTCAAAACGAACCTGTTTCAAATTCAAGATAATATCCGTTACATCTTCTAACACACCTGGAATAGTAGTAAACTCGTGCTGAACTCCTCTAATTTTTGCTGCCACAATGGCAGCACCTTGCAAAGAAGAAAGCAACACTCTCCTTAAAGCATTGCCCAAGGTAGTTCCATACCCTCTCTCCAAGGGCTCACACACAAACTTACCATAAGTGTCTGTAGATTTCTCATCTCGGACAAGCTGCCGTGGTTTAACTAATTCTGTCCAATTTCTTGTATTTATAAGCTTGTCACCACTTCTTATCATTTTAAATCACCTACTTTTTACTTAGAGTACAACTCAACAATGAGTTGTTCGTTAATTGGGAAGGTTATATCTTCTCTTGTTGGCATTGCTTTTACAACACCCTTTAAACTATTCTCATCCACCTCTAACCAGCCAGGGATACCCTTTCTGGCCAAAGTTTCTAAAGCATTCTTAAAAATAAGCTTTTCTTTGCTTTTTGCCTTTACTTCTACCACATCATTTTCTCTTACTAAAAAAGAAGGGATATCTACTTTTTTGCCATTCACCAAAAAATGACCATGACGAATAAGTTGTCTGGCCTGGGTCCTAGACTCAGCAAAACCTAATCGATAAACTACATTATCTAATCTTCTTTCCAACAAAATTAAAAGATTGGCACCAGTTGCGCCTTTCTGCCTAGCAGCTTCTTTAAAATAATTTTTAAACTGTCGCTCTAAAACCCCATAAAGGCGTTTAACCTTTTGTTTTTCTCTTAACTGAATAGCATAGTCAGTAAGTTTCTTACGCATTCTTCCATGCATTCCAGGGGCAAAAGGCCGCCTTTCAAATGCACACTTATCAGTAAAACAACGATCTCCCTTTAAAAACAACTTTGTGCCCTCTCTTCGACACAAACGGCATCTTGCTTCTCTATATCTAGCCAATTTTTATCCTCCTTAAACTCTGCGCCTTTTAGGCGGTCTGCAACCATTATGAGGAATAGGAGTAATATCTCTAATAAATCTTACTTTAAATCCCGCAGCCCCAATTGCTCTCATTGCAGACTCTCTTCCCGCTCCTGGGCCCTTTACTAAAATACCTACAGTCCTCATCCCATGATCTTGAGCGGCTTTTGCAGCCATCTCTGCTGCTTTCTGAGCCGCAAAGGGAGTGCTTTTTCTAGACCCTTTAAATCCTGCAGTACCTGAACTAGCCCAAGAAATTACATTACCTTTTAAATCAGTAAAGGTAATAATTGTATTGTTAAAGGAAGAAGTAATATAAACTAATCCTGTAGGGATATTCTTTTTTTCCTTTTTTTTCCCGCTTCTTCTACGCTGCTTTGCCATCTAACCTACTCCCATTCTACTTTTTCTTTTTCTTCATCACAGATCTACGAGGGCCTTTTCTCGTACGAGCATTTGTATGTGTCCTTTGACCTCGTACAGGAAGCCCCCTTCTATGCCTTAACCCCCGATAACAACCTATCTCCATAAGCCTCTTAATATTTGCCGTTATCTCACGTCTTAAATCACCTTCTACCTTATAATTATTTTCAATCTCATTTCTAATGGCATTAACTTCCTCAGGAGTTAAGTCATCTGTCTTCTTAGTCCATTCAATACCTGTAGCTTCTAAAATTTTTAAAGCAGAGGTGTGACCAATACCATAAATGTAAGTTAAAGCTATATCCAGCCTCTTATTTTTAGGTAATTCTACTCCAGCTATTCTAGCCACTTTTGCCCCCTAACCTTGTCTCTGTTTGTGCCTAGGATTCTCACAAATAACTCGTAAAATCCCCTTACGGCGAATTATCTTACACTTAGAACAAATTTTTTTAACAGAAGGTCTAACTTTCATAAATCCCCCACTAAACTTCACTTAAAATCATTGGTTCCTCAGAAGTTATGGCTATAGTGTGCTCAAAATGAGCAGCCAAACTCCTGTCCTTAGTTACTGCTGTCCACTTATCAGCCAAAATCTCTACCTCATCAGTACCTATTGCCACCATTGGCTCAATAGCCAAAGTCATCCCTGCCTTCAAAGTAATTTTTGAGGCATTAAAAGGAACAAAATTAGGTACTTCTGGCTTCTCATGAAGGCGAGTGCCAATTCCGTGCCCTACAAACCTCTTGATTACGTGAAAGCCCTTGCCCTCCACGTAATCCTGAATTGCCGCGGATATATCATATAAATTATTTCCAGCCCTAGCTTGATCAATACCTAAATAAAGAGCATTTTTTGTAACATCCATCAAACGAGCAGCTTGCTCACTAATCTCTCCAACAGCAAAAGTTCTTGCTGCATCTCCAAAAAAACCCTTATACACGACTCCCATATCTACACTTAAGATATCACCTTCTTCTAATGGCCGAGTATTAGGAAAACCGTGAACTATCTGCTCATTTACAGAACAACACAAAATAAAAGGATAACCATGATAGCCCTTAAACGCAGGCCTAACTTTAAACTTCTTACAAAGGGTCTCTGCTTTACGCTCTAAATCTAAAGTTGTCAATCCTGGCCTAATAGCTTCTCTTATCTCTTCTAAAATAATGGCTACTATCCGATTGGCCTCCCTCATTAGACCAATCTCTTCTCTATTTTTAAGGAAAATACCTTTATACTTTTTCAATTAAAACCTACGTCCTTTCAATTTAGCTTTGCCCATCAAACCTTCATATTGTCCACTTATCAAATAGGACTGCACTTGAGACATTGTATCCATAGCAACTCCAACTACAATCAATAACGCAGTGCCACCATAGTAGAAAGGAACGTTAAATTGTTTGATTAAAATCATGGGTAAGATACAAACTATTGAAATATAGATAGCACCCCAAAAAGTAAGTCTAGAAAGCACCCTGTCTATATATTCTTTTGTCTTCTCTCCTGGTCTTATCCCAGGAATAAATCCCCCATGATTTTTTAAATTATCTGCTATGTCTTTAGGATCAAAAATAATAGCAGTATAAAAATAACAGAAAAACACAATCATCCCGATATAAAGTATACTATACCAAATTGTTCCAGGTAGAAAATAACTGGCTACTTGTTTAACCCAATCTACATTGGAAAAATTAGAAATAGTTGCAGGAAACATTAAAATAGAAGAAGCAAAAATAGGTGGAATAACACCTGCTGTATTCAACCTCAAAGGAAGAAAACTACTTTGTCCACCATAAAGCTTTCGCCCTACCATTCTCTTAGCATATTGAATAGGTATTTTTCTAACTGCTCTTTCCACATAAACAATACCAACTAGAACC
The genomic region above belongs to Desulfonauticus submarinus and contains:
- the selD gene encoding selenide, water dikinase SelD; the protein is MKKLVQSVKAAGUAAKISPGDLEEILSDLDLDFNSDIFIVPPSDYVDASVLKVPKNKALVQSVDFFTPIVNNPYWFGQIAAANSLSDIYAMGGVPFAVMNLVCFPVKKMSKNILKEILKGGLDKVREAGAVMAGGHSVEDEEIKYGLSVTGVIDQGKIAKNSALQKGDFLVLTKPIGTGVLATALKGEIGDEKIIEETLYKWCARLNSRAGEAISYFGLKAATDITGFGLGGHLLEMARASKVKIELWANEVPVLDQAKEMAAMGIIPAGSYANKHFCSRLVYVYPQVDELLVDLIFDAQTSGGLVLGVKEDILEDVLCFLKETEEFVKIVGQVVEDSISGSLVIK
- the map gene encoding type I methionyl aminopeptidase yields the protein MKKYKGIFLKNREEIGLMREANRIVAIILEEIREAIRPGLTTLDLERKAETLCKKFKVRPAFKGYHGYPFILCCSVNEQIVHGFPNTRPLEEGDILSVDMGVVYKGFFGDAARTFAVGEISEQAARLMDVTKNALYLGIDQARAGNNLYDISAAIQDYVEGKGFHVIKRFVGHGIGTRLHEKPEVPNFVPFNASKITLKAGMTLAIEPMVAIGTDEVEILADKWTAVTKDRSLAAHFEHTIAITSEEPMILSEV
- the rpsD gene encoding 30S ribosomal protein S4 codes for the protein MARYREARCRLCRREGTKLFLKGDRCFTDKCAFERRPFAPGMHGRMRKKLTDYAIQLREKQKVKRLYGVLERQFKNYFKEAARQKGATGANLLILLERRLDNVVYRLGFAESRTQARQLIRHGHFLVNGKKVDIPSFLVRENDVVEVKAKSKEKLIFKNALETLARKGIPGWLEVDENSLKGVVKAMPTREDITFPINEQLIVELYSK
- the rpmJ gene encoding 50S ribosomal protein L36, with product MKVRPSVKKICSKCKIIRRKGILRVICENPRHKQRQG
- a CDS encoding selenium metabolism-associated LysR family transcriptional regulator; protein product: MDLRKLEVFYYVYKTGSFSKAGEEMFLSQPTVSTHISYLEKELGVNLFDRSGRTALPTPAGRLLFKRVKEIFELVKKTKQEINYIKDEVEGQVVIGASTIPATYLLPPLLGVFLKQYRKVQVKLEMGDSFNIWSKVVNGKVDFGLTGALYEDGFLNVKPLIEDDLIIVGHKDFFKNKSVLMSIDELVRFPWVMREKGSGTRKALEEALNKKSISLLDLNVLVEVKTTEALLRYVLSGVGLGFTSRLVVRDYLQRGILLEAKIEDLSFRRNFYLVWHQKRTYFPLAMKLQDYIVENIGVCLK
- a CDS encoding ASKHA domain-containing protein, which codes for MSEVKVNNATFFLDPNKNWLENLFLKGFFQETPLCTGIGRCGKCKIKFLSNLPLVTDKEKEILSCAELREGFRLACEHFPQDNQNIIYDYQNTRFEHNYDLKQIDILGIDIGTTTLKWGGFDSSKNFLFLGQKINPQMGAGAEVLSRVSFALENDISYLQEIILKDIQLIWNGFKGKIGIVGNTVMMYLLLGENIKELSYAPFQISLKGGIWRTLKEKKIYIPPFFGAFVGADISAGLAYIEEIKKPKYPYLFCDFGTNGEIVLVKDKDDILCTSVALGPALEGIGLRFGASYNKEAISSFFLSLDGINGFNKKEKFRITGTGYLSLIDIFLKIGIVNRDGHFNNQFNFKRLKNNLRDSCFYLTKYVFIDEKDIEEILKVKAAINLGIIFLLNKAKLKFNDISSVWISGVLGCNLVEDILINLGFFPFEFENKIKFIENSALKGLCLILADKTIRKNVEEWLQKSTYYNLSNFSDFLQYFVKAMNFNFWRNNS
- the rplQ gene encoding 50S ribosomal protein L17, with protein sequence MRHRKKGRKLNRTWEHRKAMFKNMAQSLVIHERIKTTLPKAKELRRVADKLVKLALRNDLHARRQAFKILENHKLVKRLFEEIGPRFQGVQGGYTRVVKLALPRKGDCARLAIVEFSRAKNIEEGVEKTGASESSEPKEDIEKTED
- the rpsK gene encoding 30S ribosomal protein S11; translated protein: MAKQRRRSGKKKEKKNIPTGLVYITSSFNNTIITFTDLKGNVISWASSGTAGFKGSRKSTPFAAQKAAEMAAKAAQDHGMRTVGILVKGPGAGRESAMRAIGAAGFKVRFIRDITPIPHNGCRPPKRRRV
- a CDS encoding DNA-directed RNA polymerase subunit alpha, whose amino-acid sequence is MIRSGDKLINTRNWTELVKPRQLVRDEKSTDTYGKFVCEPLERGYGTTLGNALRRVLLSSLQGAAIVAAKIRGVQHEFTTIPGVLEDVTDIILNLKQVRFEMTTEEPQHLQLIANEKGEVTARDIKESPHVKVLNPELHIATLTDDIDFVVDLEVRMGKGYVPAELHEGLDNEIGVIKLDASFSPVKKVAFNVEQARVGQMTNYDKLILEVWTDGSVTPEDAVAYSAKILKDQLTIFINFDEVDDVGVPEAEEEKEELNEHLFKHIDDLELPPRASNCLKSVGITLVGELVQKTENELLKIKNFGRKSLDDIWRVLNSLGLEFGMKIDNFEEKYKEWLKRKEDNEA
- the rpsM gene encoding 30S ribosomal protein S13, with translation MARIAGVELPKNKRLDIALTYIYGIGHTSALKILEATGIEWTKKTDDLTPEEVNAIRNEIENNYKVEGDLRREITANIKRLMEIGCYRGLRHRRGLPVRGQRTHTNARTRKGPRRSVMKKKKK